From Coffea arabica cultivar ET-39 chromosome 2e, Coffea Arabica ET-39 HiFi, whole genome shotgun sequence, the proteins below share one genomic window:
- the LOC140036973 gene encoding agamous-like MADS-box protein AGL15 — protein sequence MHMYRVRRESKLVKNQDYLLFICFFLFSFSVFDRLAGGVSAESPPMGRGKIEIKKIENANSRQVTFSKRRNGLLKKAYELGVLCDAEVAVIIFSNTGKLFEFASSSMPQIIARYNKCFEPSDCATVDHQPEPLQGPKEEDILKEEIEKLKLKHSQMLGKDLDGLGLKELQEVEQQLNEGLSSIKARKERMLMDQLEQAMMQEQRTLQENQSLRTKIVELEHLLPSSGHPAPNYIDCYPVEKANMPAKGLTAHPDKALTSVENEDSDTNLRLGLSSGTFEKRKAPEAADSGAVGAQKRKRRTRSSTYGRQIN from the exons ATGCACATGTATAGGGTCAGGAGAGAGAGTAAACTAGTCAAGAATCAAGATTACTTGCTTTTTAtctgctttttcctttttagtttttCTGTTTTTGATCGATTGGCAGGAGGTGTATCTGCAGAATCACCACCAATGGGTCGTGgaaaaatcgaaatcaagaaaattgagaatGCTAACAGCAGGCAAGTCACATTTTCCAAGAGGCGCAATGGGCTATTGAAGAAAGCTTATGAACTGGGCGTTCTTTGCGATGCTGAGGTTGCTGTCATCATTTTTTCCAACACTGGAAAGTTGTTCGAGTTCGCAAGTTCCAG CATGCCGCAGATAATTGCAAGATACAATAAATGCTTTGAACCATCTGATTGTGCAACAGTTGATCATCAGCCTGAG CCTCTTCAAGGACCTAAGGAAGAAGACATTCTCAAGGAGGAAATTGAGAAGCTTAAGCTGAAACATTC GCAGATGTTGGGAAAGGATCTTGATGGTTTAGGTCTGAAAGAACTACAGGAGGTTGAACAGCAACTGAATGAGGGCCTATCTTCAATAAAGGCGAGAAAG GAGCGAATGCTCATGGATCAACTTGAGCAAGCAATGATGCAG GAGCAAAGGACTTTGCAGGAGAACCAGAGTCTGCGCACAAAG ATTGTGGAGCTTGAACATTTACTTCCATCAAGTGGGCATCCAGCTCCAAATTACATTGACTGCTATCCAGTGGAGAAAGCAAACATGCCTGCTAAGGGCCTTACTGCACATCCTGATAAAGCCTTAACTTCAGTTGAgaatgaagattctgataccaACTTGCGTTTGGG GCTCTCTTCTGGAACTTTTGAGAAGAGGAAGGCACCTGAGGCAGCAGACTCTGGTGCTGTCGGTGCACAGAAACGGAAAAGGAGAACCCGTAGCAGTACATATGGGAGACAGATCAATTGA